From a region of the Coffea arabica cultivar ET-39 chromosome 3e, Coffea Arabica ET-39 HiFi, whole genome shotgun sequence genome:
- the LOC113734252 gene encoding actin-related protein 9 isoform X3 — MDYLKTIVPSQFLAERGSNLVVINPGSANIRIGLARQDAPLNVPHCIARRTTGANQFPKKNVLDQGLNSQVTTAQHMEREKAYDIIASLLKIPFLDEEVTNNAFPRKMGRIDVYPPQTNKKETAFSWTDVYEKTIPSSASEDPLRNDQNDESSVEKEGHDYRENNSSEPRYRECIFGEEALRISPTEPYCLRRPIRRGHLNISQYYPMQQVLEDLHVIWDWILTEKLHIPLSERTMFSAILVLPETFDNREVKEMLSIVLRDLHFSSAVVHQEGLAAAFGNGMSTACIINLGAQVTSVICVEDGAVLPTTQMTLRYGGEDISRCLLWTQRHHQTWPPVRTDALTKPVDLLMLNRLRESHCSIREGELETVAVVHSYEDGMPPGSHKTRLTALNVPPMGLFYPMLLVPDVYPPPPRTWFKDYDDMLEDTWHTEGFFPSGASAFPMWESYPIFQARPKKEDNIGLAEAITKSILSTGRIDLQRKLFCSMQLIGGVALIDGLIPAMEERVLHAIPPNEAIDTVEVLQSRTNPTFVAWKGGAILGVLDFSRDAWIHREDWIRSGIHIGSGRKYKDSYFLQAQAMCYINS; from the exons ATG GATTATCTGAAAACAATAGTTCCTTCTCAATTTCTTGCTGAACGTGGCTCCAATCTTGTTGTCATCAATCCAG GTTCTGCAAATATAAGAATAGGATTAGCTCGACAAGACGCCCCGTTGAACGTCCCTCATTGTATTGCTAGAAGAACCACTGGTGCCAATCAATTCCCTAAGAAAAATGTTCTAGACCAG GGACTTAATTCTCAGGTTACCACAGCGCAACACATGGAACGTGAGAAAGCATATGATATT ATTGCATCCCTGTTGAAAATTCCATTCTTGGATGAAGAGGTTACAAACAATGCATTCCCCAGAAAG ATGGGTCGTATCGATGTATACCCTCCTCAAACTAACAAGAAAGAGACAGCCTTCAGTTGGACTGATGTATATGAGAAGACAATTCCATCGTCTGCATCTG AAGACCCactgagaaatgaccaaaatgatGAGTCCTCTGTTGAGAAGGAAGGTCACGATTATAGAGAGAACAATTCAAGTGAACCAAGATATAGGGAGTGCATTTTTGGTGAGGAAGCTCTGAGAATATCTCCAACTGAACCATATTGCTTACGGCGTCCTATCCGCAGGGGTCATCTTAACATCTCTCAATATTATCCTATGCAGCAG GTATTAGAAGACTTGCATGTAATTTGGGATTGGATTTTGACTGAGAAACTTCATATCCCCTTGAGTGAAAGGACTATGTTCTCTGCTATTCTTGTTCTTCCTGAGACATTTGACAATCGTG AAGTAAAGGAGATGCTGTCTATTGTCTTAAGAGATCTGCACTTCAGCTCAGCGGTAGTTCACCAG GAAGGTCTTGCTGCAGCTTTTGGAAATGGTATGTCAACAGCGTGCATCATAAATCTGGGTGCCCAGGTGACATCGGTAATATGTGTTGAG GATGGAGCAGTCCTACCTACAACACAGATGACATTGAGATATGGTGGAGAG GATATATCAAGATGCTTGCTTTGGACACAAAGGCATCATCAAACATGGCCACCAGTTCGTACAGATGCCCTGACAAAGCCTGTAGATTTGTTGATGTTGAACAGGCTTAGAGAGTCGCATTGCTCGATTAGA GAAGGAGAACTTGAAACTGTTGCAGTTGTTCATTCTTATGAAGATGGCATGCCACCTGGGTCTCATAAGACGAGGCTAACTGCTTTGAAT GTTCCACCAATGGGTTTGTTCTACCCAATGCTTTTGGTTCCAGATGTTTATCCTCCACCACCCCGTACATG GTTCAAGGATTATGATGATATGTTGGAAGATACATGGCATACTGAGGGCTTTTTCCCCAGCGGTGCTTCTGCATTCCCAATGTGGGAGAGCTACCCAATTTTTCAGGCAAGGCCAAAGAAAGAGGACAATATTGGTCTTGCAGAAGCTATTACAAAAAGCATTCTCTCAACAG GGCGTATAGACCTGCAGAGGAAATTGTTTTGTAGCATGCAACTG ATTGGTGGAGTGGCTTTGATTGATGGGCTCATTCCTGCCATGGAGGAGAG GGTGTTACATGCGATTCCCCCAAATGAAGCCATTGATACTGTGGAG GTTTTGCAATCAAGGACAAATCCAACCTTTGTTGCATGGAAGGGTGGAGCA ATACTTGGTGTACTTGATTTCAGCCGAGATGCCTGGATACATCGGGAAGACTGGATTCGAAGTGGGATTCACATTGGTAGTGGCAGAAAATACAAGGACTCTTATTTCCTCCAGGCACAAGCAATGTGTTACATAAATTCCTGA
- the LOC140038897 gene encoding uncharacterized protein — MGFFSFLGRVLFASIFILAAWQMFNEFGDDGGPAARAWAPKLVPIQKFLKSKFGEGGPNIDVRHFVAGSIALKGLGGLLFVFGSKMGAYLLMYHLLYTTPLYYDFYNYEFGGPEFFSHLQDFLQCVALFGALLFFLGMKNSILRKQLKKKTPKPKTA; from the exons atggggttcttttctttcttgggaagagtgctttttgcctccatcttcatcctcgCTGCTTGGCAAAT GTTCAATGAATTTGGTGATGATGGAGGGCCTGCAGCCAGGGCGTGGGCTCCTAAATTGGTTCCCATCCAGAAGTTTCTGAAATCAAAGTTTGGAGAAGGGGGGCCAAATATTGAT GTTAGGCATTTTGTTGCTGGATCAATTGCTCTGAAGGGGTTGGGAGGCTTGCTATTTGTGTTTGGTAGCAAAATGGGCGCTTACCTACTG ATGTATCACTTGCTGTACACCACTCCACTGTACTATGACTTCTACAACTATGAATTTGGTGGACCAGAATTTTTCAGTCATCTGCAGGATTTTTTGCAG TGCGTGGCTCTTTTTGGAGCCTTGCTATTTTTCCTTGGGATGAAGAACTCAATTTTGAGGAAGCAGCTCAAGAAAAAGACCCCCAAACCAAAGACAGCTTAG
- the LOC113734252 gene encoding actin-related protein 9 isoform X1, translating to MDYLKTIVPSQFLAERGSNLVVINPGSANIRIGLARQDAPLNVPHCIARRTTGANQFPKKNVLDQGLNSQVTTAQHMEREKAYDIIASLLKIPFLDEEVTNNAFPRKMGRIDVYPPQTNKKETAFSWTDVYEKTIPSSASVAEFYFDVTEDPLRNDQNDESSVEKEGHDYRENNSSEPRYRECIFGEEALRISPTEPYCLRRPIRRGHLNISQYYPMQQVLEDLHVIWDWILTEKLHIPLSERTMFSAILVLPETFDNREVKEMLSIVLRDLHFSSAVVHQEGLAAAFGNGMSTACIINLGAQVTSVICVEDGAVLPTTQMTLRYGGEDISRCLLWTQRHHQTWPPVRTDALTKPVDLLMLNRLRESHCSIREGELETVAVVHSYEDGMPPGSHKTRLTALNVPPMGLFYPMLLVPDVYPPPPRTWFKDYDDMLEDTWHTEGFFPSGASAFPMWESYPIFQARPKKEDNIGLAEAITKSILSTGRIDLQRKLFCSMQLIGGVALIDGLIPAMEERVLHAIPPNEAIDTVEVLQSRTNPTFVAWKGGAILGVLDFSRDAWIHREDWIRSGIHIGSGRKYKDSYFLQAQAMCYINS from the exons ATG GATTATCTGAAAACAATAGTTCCTTCTCAATTTCTTGCTGAACGTGGCTCCAATCTTGTTGTCATCAATCCAG GTTCTGCAAATATAAGAATAGGATTAGCTCGACAAGACGCCCCGTTGAACGTCCCTCATTGTATTGCTAGAAGAACCACTGGTGCCAATCAATTCCCTAAGAAAAATGTTCTAGACCAG GGACTTAATTCTCAGGTTACCACAGCGCAACACATGGAACGTGAGAAAGCATATGATATT ATTGCATCCCTGTTGAAAATTCCATTCTTGGATGAAGAGGTTACAAACAATGCATTCCCCAGAAAG ATGGGTCGTATCGATGTATACCCTCCTCAAACTAACAAGAAAGAGACAGCCTTCAGTTGGACTGATGTATATGAGAAGACAATTCCATCGTCTGCATCTG TTGCAGAATTCTATTTTGATGTAACAGAAGACCCactgagaaatgaccaaaatgatGAGTCCTCTGTTGAGAAGGAAGGTCACGATTATAGAGAGAACAATTCAAGTGAACCAAGATATAGGGAGTGCATTTTTGGTGAGGAAGCTCTGAGAATATCTCCAACTGAACCATATTGCTTACGGCGTCCTATCCGCAGGGGTCATCTTAACATCTCTCAATATTATCCTATGCAGCAG GTATTAGAAGACTTGCATGTAATTTGGGATTGGATTTTGACTGAGAAACTTCATATCCCCTTGAGTGAAAGGACTATGTTCTCTGCTATTCTTGTTCTTCCTGAGACATTTGACAATCGTG AAGTAAAGGAGATGCTGTCTATTGTCTTAAGAGATCTGCACTTCAGCTCAGCGGTAGTTCACCAG GAAGGTCTTGCTGCAGCTTTTGGAAATGGTATGTCAACAGCGTGCATCATAAATCTGGGTGCCCAGGTGACATCGGTAATATGTGTTGAG GATGGAGCAGTCCTACCTACAACACAGATGACATTGAGATATGGTGGAGAG GATATATCAAGATGCTTGCTTTGGACACAAAGGCATCATCAAACATGGCCACCAGTTCGTACAGATGCCCTGACAAAGCCTGTAGATTTGTTGATGTTGAACAGGCTTAGAGAGTCGCATTGCTCGATTAGA GAAGGAGAACTTGAAACTGTTGCAGTTGTTCATTCTTATGAAGATGGCATGCCACCTGGGTCTCATAAGACGAGGCTAACTGCTTTGAAT GTTCCACCAATGGGTTTGTTCTACCCAATGCTTTTGGTTCCAGATGTTTATCCTCCACCACCCCGTACATG GTTCAAGGATTATGATGATATGTTGGAAGATACATGGCATACTGAGGGCTTTTTCCCCAGCGGTGCTTCTGCATTCCCAATGTGGGAGAGCTACCCAATTTTTCAGGCAAGGCCAAAGAAAGAGGACAATATTGGTCTTGCAGAAGCTATTACAAAAAGCATTCTCTCAACAG GGCGTATAGACCTGCAGAGGAAATTGTTTTGTAGCATGCAACTG ATTGGTGGAGTGGCTTTGATTGATGGGCTCATTCCTGCCATGGAGGAGAG GGTGTTACATGCGATTCCCCCAAATGAAGCCATTGATACTGTGGAG GTTTTGCAATCAAGGACAAATCCAACCTTTGTTGCATGGAAGGGTGGAGCA ATACTTGGTGTACTTGATTTCAGCCGAGATGCCTGGATACATCGGGAAGACTGGATTCGAAGTGGGATTCACATTGGTAGTGGCAGAAAATACAAGGACTCTTATTTCCTCCAGGCACAAGCAATGTGTTACATAAATTCCTGA
- the LOC113734252 gene encoding actin-related protein 9 isoform X2, translating to MDYLKTIVPSQFLAERGSNLVVINPGSANIRIGLARQDAPLNVPHCIARRTTGANQFPKKNVLDQGLNSQVTTAQHMEREKAYDIIASLLKIPFLDEEVTNNAFPRKMGRIDVYPPQTNKKETAFSWTDVYEKTIPSSASEFYFDVTEDPLRNDQNDESSVEKEGHDYRENNSSEPRYRECIFGEEALRISPTEPYCLRRPIRRGHLNISQYYPMQQVLEDLHVIWDWILTEKLHIPLSERTMFSAILVLPETFDNREVKEMLSIVLRDLHFSSAVVHQEGLAAAFGNGMSTACIINLGAQVTSVICVEDGAVLPTTQMTLRYGGEDISRCLLWTQRHHQTWPPVRTDALTKPVDLLMLNRLRESHCSIREGELETVAVVHSYEDGMPPGSHKTRLTALNVPPMGLFYPMLLVPDVYPPPPRTWFKDYDDMLEDTWHTEGFFPSGASAFPMWESYPIFQARPKKEDNIGLAEAITKSILSTGRIDLQRKLFCSMQLIGGVALIDGLIPAMEERVLHAIPPNEAIDTVEVLQSRTNPTFVAWKGGAILGVLDFSRDAWIHREDWIRSGIHIGSGRKYKDSYFLQAQAMCYINS from the exons ATG GATTATCTGAAAACAATAGTTCCTTCTCAATTTCTTGCTGAACGTGGCTCCAATCTTGTTGTCATCAATCCAG GTTCTGCAAATATAAGAATAGGATTAGCTCGACAAGACGCCCCGTTGAACGTCCCTCATTGTATTGCTAGAAGAACCACTGGTGCCAATCAATTCCCTAAGAAAAATGTTCTAGACCAG GGACTTAATTCTCAGGTTACCACAGCGCAACACATGGAACGTGAGAAAGCATATGATATT ATTGCATCCCTGTTGAAAATTCCATTCTTGGATGAAGAGGTTACAAACAATGCATTCCCCAGAAAG ATGGGTCGTATCGATGTATACCCTCCTCAAACTAACAAGAAAGAGACAGCCTTCAGTTGGACTGATGTATATGAGAAGACAATTCCATCGTCTGCATCTG AATTCTATTTTGATGTAACAGAAGACCCactgagaaatgaccaaaatgatGAGTCCTCTGTTGAGAAGGAAGGTCACGATTATAGAGAGAACAATTCAAGTGAACCAAGATATAGGGAGTGCATTTTTGGTGAGGAAGCTCTGAGAATATCTCCAACTGAACCATATTGCTTACGGCGTCCTATCCGCAGGGGTCATCTTAACATCTCTCAATATTATCCTATGCAGCAG GTATTAGAAGACTTGCATGTAATTTGGGATTGGATTTTGACTGAGAAACTTCATATCCCCTTGAGTGAAAGGACTATGTTCTCTGCTATTCTTGTTCTTCCTGAGACATTTGACAATCGTG AAGTAAAGGAGATGCTGTCTATTGTCTTAAGAGATCTGCACTTCAGCTCAGCGGTAGTTCACCAG GAAGGTCTTGCTGCAGCTTTTGGAAATGGTATGTCAACAGCGTGCATCATAAATCTGGGTGCCCAGGTGACATCGGTAATATGTGTTGAG GATGGAGCAGTCCTACCTACAACACAGATGACATTGAGATATGGTGGAGAG GATATATCAAGATGCTTGCTTTGGACACAAAGGCATCATCAAACATGGCCACCAGTTCGTACAGATGCCCTGACAAAGCCTGTAGATTTGTTGATGTTGAACAGGCTTAGAGAGTCGCATTGCTCGATTAGA GAAGGAGAACTTGAAACTGTTGCAGTTGTTCATTCTTATGAAGATGGCATGCCACCTGGGTCTCATAAGACGAGGCTAACTGCTTTGAAT GTTCCACCAATGGGTTTGTTCTACCCAATGCTTTTGGTTCCAGATGTTTATCCTCCACCACCCCGTACATG GTTCAAGGATTATGATGATATGTTGGAAGATACATGGCATACTGAGGGCTTTTTCCCCAGCGGTGCTTCTGCATTCCCAATGTGGGAGAGCTACCCAATTTTTCAGGCAAGGCCAAAGAAAGAGGACAATATTGGTCTTGCAGAAGCTATTACAAAAAGCATTCTCTCAACAG GGCGTATAGACCTGCAGAGGAAATTGTTTTGTAGCATGCAACTG ATTGGTGGAGTGGCTTTGATTGATGGGCTCATTCCTGCCATGGAGGAGAG GGTGTTACATGCGATTCCCCCAAATGAAGCCATTGATACTGTGGAG GTTTTGCAATCAAGGACAAATCCAACCTTTGTTGCATGGAAGGGTGGAGCA ATACTTGGTGTACTTGATTTCAGCCGAGATGCCTGGATACATCGGGAAGACTGGATTCGAAGTGGGATTCACATTGGTAGTGGCAGAAAATACAAGGACTCTTATTTCCTCCAGGCACAAGCAATGTGTTACATAAATTCCTGA